A window of Aerococcus urinae contains these coding sequences:
- a CDS encoding patatin-like phospholipase family protein, whose amino-acid sequence MTIGLVLEGGGMRALFTAGVLDVFLSEGIQVDQIVGVSAGALYGVNYPSQQKGRALRYNKKYIQDKRYLSLGNWLKTGNIVSTDFAYHQVPFELDPFDEETYEASSSDFYAVVTNVESGQAEYLLVQNAEEQIDILRASGSMPFVSKIVPIDGKQYLDGGIADSIPYRFMQSLGVDRLIIVLTQPYGYRKADKNNFLAKAVYGKNYPQLVETIEQRTSMYNQEVTGVEALAKKNQAFVLQPAHPLEVKRLERDPERLQATYDHGVEVAKNQIDSLKHYLH is encoded by the coding sequence TTGACGATTGGATTAGTTCTTGAAGGTGGCGGTATGCGAGCCTTGTTTACCGCAGGAGTTTTAGATGTCTTTTTATCAGAAGGCATTCAGGTTGACCAGATTGTCGGGGTTTCAGCAGGTGCTCTTTACGGCGTTAATTACCCTTCTCAACAAAAAGGGCGCGCCCTGCGCTATAACAAAAAATATATCCAAGATAAGCGCTATCTTAGTCTTGGTAATTGGCTGAAGACCGGTAATATAGTATCCACAGATTTTGCCTACCACCAAGTGCCCTTTGAACTCGATCCCTTTGACGAAGAAACTTATGAAGCCAGTTCTAGCGATTTTTATGCGGTGGTTACCAATGTCGAAAGTGGTCAGGCTGAATATCTCTTAGTTCAAAATGCTGAAGAGCAAATTGATATCTTAAGGGCCAGTGGTTCGATGCCCTTTGTTTCAAAAATTGTTCCAATTGACGGTAAACAGTATTTAGATGGTGGGATTGCGGACTCTATCCCCTACCGCTTCATGCAGTCTTTGGGCGTGGACCGTTTGATCATCGTCTTAACCCAACCCTACGGCTACCGCAAGGCAGACAAGAATAATTTCCTTGCTAAAGCGGTCTATGGTAAAAATTATCCTCAGCTGGTGGAAACGATTGAGCAGAGAACCTCTATGTACAATCAAGAAGTCACTGGCGTGGAAGCATTAGCCAAGAAGAACCAGGCTTTTGTCCTCCAACCTGCCCATCCCCTAGAAGTCAAGCGACTAGAGCGTGATCCTGAACGCTTACAAGCCACCTACGACCACGGTGTTGAAGTCGCCAAAAATCAAATAGACAGCTTAAAGCATTATCTCCATTAA
- a CDS encoding DMT family transporter translates to MHIKSGIRKRAIITTILACSSWGLGGVLSQHLMQTYNMLPLQLTMYRMLTAGISIFLFLAYKKKLPIEKLKQDKRSLLQIAIFGICGIVFNQFSYLMTIHYSNSGMATILQFIGPIFLLVYYCLVGRRWPIRREIVALLFTIIGVFLLVTHGQLGHFVLSTEAFFWGLMSAFGLALYNILPLRVIEHYGSLPVTGIGMLFGGIFLIFFNIERLAPPELSLHFLAWFTLTIIVGTIVPYIFYLSSVTFIGPLAASLIGSVEPLTATILSVMILGESFVWIDYLGMAFILLTVFLTAHE, encoded by the coding sequence ATGCATATTAAGAGCGGGATTAGAAAACGAGCAATTATTACCACGATTTTAGCCTGTAGTTCTTGGGGGCTAGGGGGGGTATTGAGTCAGCACCTGATGCAGACTTATAACATGTTACCCTTGCAGCTGACCATGTACCGGATGTTAACAGCAGGAATCTCGATTTTTCTTTTCCTGGCTTATAAGAAGAAGTTACCCATAGAAAAGTTAAAACAAGATAAAAGGTCTCTTTTACAAATCGCAATCTTTGGGATATGTGGGATTGTCTTTAATCAATTTTCTTATTTAATGACCATTCACTATAGTAATTCGGGGATGGCGACCATTCTCCAATTTATCGGGCCTATTTTTCTATTGGTTTATTATTGCTTGGTCGGGCGCCGTTGGCCGATTAGAAGGGAAATTGTGGCCCTCTTATTCACTATTATTGGGGTCTTCCTCTTGGTTACCCATGGTCAATTGGGCCACTTTGTTTTATCGACTGAAGCCTTCTTCTGGGGCTTGATGTCAGCTTTTGGCTTAGCGCTCTATAATATCTTACCTTTGCGGGTAATCGAGCACTACGGTTCTCTACCGGTTACTGGAATTGGGATGTTGTTTGGCGGGATTTTCCTTATCTTTTTCAATATTGAGCGTCTAGCCCCACCAGAACTTTCCCTCCACTTTTTAGCTTGGTTTACCTTAACCATTATTGTAGGGACCATTGTTCCTTATATCTTTTATCTTTCCAGTGTGACCTTTATCGGACCCTTGGCAGCTTCCCTGATTGGGTCGGTGGAGCCTTTAACGGCAACGATATTATCTGTTATGATCCTAGGTGAAAGTTTCGTCTGGATCGATTACTTAGGTATGGCCTTTATCTTATTGACGGTCTTCCTAACGGCCCATGAATAG